TGTAGTGCGGCGGGTTGTGCGAGGCGGTGATGCCCAGGCCACCGTGGGCGCCCCACTGGCCAATGGCGAAGTACACCACCGGCGTGGGGCACTCCCCGATGTCTATGACATCGCAACCCGTGGCGCGCAGGGCCTCCATCGCCACCGCCGCGAACTCCTGCGAGCTGGCCCGCAGGTCCCGCCCGACGACCAGCAGCGGCCGGTCGTACTGGTGGCGGAACCGCGTGCCGAACGCCGAAGCGATCAGCCGCACGCTGTCGGGCGTGAGTTGGTCGCCGACAGTACCGCGGATGTCGTAGGCATGGAAGATGTTGGGGTCGAGGCTGTGCTCCATTCCGTGTGCTCCAAGCAGGGCTAGAAGAACCTCTTGACGAGGCTAAGCGCCCCCTGCTTCCAGGGGACGCGGTGGGATACGCCAGACTTGTGGATGAACTGCTCGCGGTGGTCCACATACCACTGGTAGTTGCGGATCAGTGCCTGCTCGTTGGAGAACTGGGGCGCGAAGCCCAGCTTCCGCTGTGCTTTCTCAGTTGAGACGAAGGACTCCTTATCCACCGTCTCATAGATCCACTTGTATAGCGGCGACAGCTTCAGCTTCTCCAGTAGCCGCAGCATGGCCACCGCCGGGCCGGCCGGGAGGCACTTGATGCGCTTGCCGTGGCCGGCGTAGTCGAGCACGGCCTGGAAGTCATCGCGCAACCCGCGGTACTCCGCCGCCCCGATGTTGTAGGTGTCGTTGGCCACGTCCTCCGGCAGCGTGAGGCACAGGTAGATCGCCTGGCAGAGGTCCTCCACATCGAGGAACTGGTAGAGGTTCTGGCCGCTGCCCAGCATCGGGAAGCCGTGGCCCTCGTAGGCCCACTCGTAGAACATGGCGAACACGCCGAGGCGCTCGGGGCCGACGAACGACTTCGGGCGAATGATCGGCACGCACAGGCCCTGCTCACGCAGCTTGAGGGCCTCCTGTTCGGCCAGCACCTTCGCCTCGCCGTACGGCCCCACGCCCTCCTGGCGGTCGTCCTCGTAGAGGGGATGGTGGTCGGGCACCCCGTACACCGCTGTCGAGGAG
The bacterium DNA segment above includes these coding regions:
- a CDS encoding NAD-dependent epimerase/dehydratase family protein, with amino-acid sequence MTPSVTTADNSTPQTAPTVLVTGGAGFLGINLIRYLLERGYRAVSVDVADFDYPERDDPRVRLVTADIRDREDLVTAMGGVDLVVHCAAALPLYKPDDIYTTDVVGTRNVLETAAAAGIKRVVHISSTAVYGVPDHHPLYEDDRQEGVGPYGEAKVLAEQEALKLREQGLCVPIIRPKSFVGPERLGVFAMFYEWAYEGHGFPMLGSGQNLYQFLDVEDLCQAIYLCLTLPEDVANDTYNIGAAEYRGLRDDFQAVLDYAGHGKRIKCLPAGPAVAMLRLLEKLKLSPLYKWIYETVDKESFVSTEKAQRKLGFAPQFSNEQALIRNYQWYVDHREQFIHKSGVSHRVPWKQGALSLVKRFF